In a single window of the Triticum urartu cultivar G1812 unplaced genomic scaffold, Tu2.1 TuUngrouped_contig_4044, whole genome shotgun sequence genome:
- the LOC125527485 gene encoding uncharacterized protein LOC125527485 isoform X2, with amino-acid sequence MAFLLSHRRRESYARHRALPPSSSRPASWPGHHCAEQCHHAQPSHHCRPSSSMMLLPSSSMLLPPSIQSPAPGSLRIELPRAHKLFVYIPQTKRYDATWEIVMHLRLVPPQDPVRLLSSAFLYAQQCVSPRRLPLLLLGTEMFHEIPLHLYVIFRDVP; translated from the exons TCTCCCACCGCCGGCGTGAGAGCTACGCACGCCACCGCGCACTACCACCTTCCTCCTCCCGGCCGGCCTCCTGGCCCGGGCACCACTGTGCGGAGCAGTGCCACCACGCACAACCTAGTCATCACTGTCGCCCCTCTTCCTCCATGATGTTGTTGCCCTCTTCCTCCATGCTACTGCCACCTTCGATCCAGTCCCCTGCGCCTGGCAGTCTCCGCATTGAGCTACCCCGTGCACATAAACTGTTTGTGTATATACCCCAAACAAAAAG ATACGATGCTACCTGGGAAATTGTGATGCACCTTCGCTTGGTGCCGCCACAGGACCCAGTGCGCCTCCTGTCCTCTGCTTTTCTCTATGCGCAGCAATGTGTCTCACCCCGCCGATTGCCCCTGCTGCTGCTGGGAACAG AGATGTTCCATGAAATCCCACTACATCTATACGTCATCTTCcgagatgttccgtga
- the LOC125527485 gene encoding uncharacterized protein LOC125527485 isoform X1, whose protein sequence is MAFLLSHRRRESYARHRALPPSSSRPASWPGHHCAEQCHHAQPSHHCRPSSSMMLLPSSSMLLPPSIQSPAPGSLRIELPRAHKLFVYIPQTKSHARYDATWEIVMHLRLVPPQDPVRLLSSAFLYAQQCVSPRRLPLLLLGTEMFHEIPLHLYVIFRDVP, encoded by the exons TCTCCCACCGCCGGCGTGAGAGCTACGCACGCCACCGCGCACTACCACCTTCCTCCTCCCGGCCGGCCTCCTGGCCCGGGCACCACTGTGCGGAGCAGTGCCACCACGCACAACCTAGTCATCACTGTCGCCCCTCTTCCTCCATGATGTTGTTGCCCTCTTCCTCCATGCTACTGCCACCTTCGATCCAGTCCCCTGCGCCTGGCAGTCTCCGCATTGAGCTACCCCGTGCACATAAACTGTTTGTGTATATACCCCAAACAAAAAG CCATGCCAGATACGATGCTACCTGGGAAATTGTGATGCACCTTCGCTTGGTGCCGCCACAGGACCCAGTGCGCCTCCTGTCCTCTGCTTTTCTCTATGCGCAGCAATGTGTCTCACCCCGCCGATTGCCCCTGCTGCTGCTGGGAACAG AGATGTTCCATGAAATCCCACTACATCTATACGTCATCTTCcgagatgttccgtga